One segment of Natronosalvus halobius DNA contains the following:
- a CDS encoding SHOCT domain-containing protein — MAGDEDSRVVTGEMVGLFFVLAFDLLVVVGVLWYVGQLSSEVAGFVFAGTIAVFLGWICYRWWSIRRSRVTGLDEDTTVDPLVTLQDRYAAGELSEEEFERKLDRVMDSTEAVEDAAREPGGASDDVTSDRREGGTRDRSETHRDELRE, encoded by the coding sequence ATGGCTGGAGACGAGGATTCGCGAGTAGTCACGGGCGAGATGGTCGGCTTGTTTTTCGTCCTCGCGTTCGACCTGCTGGTCGTCGTCGGCGTCCTCTGGTACGTCGGCCAGCTCTCGAGTGAGGTCGCGGGTTTCGTGTTCGCCGGCACCATCGCCGTCTTTCTCGGGTGGATTTGCTATCGCTGGTGGTCGATTCGTCGGTCGAGAGTCACCGGACTCGACGAAGACACGACGGTGGATCCCCTGGTGACGCTTCAGGACCGATACGCGGCCGGCGAGCTCTCGGAAGAGGAGTTCGAACGCAAACTCGATCGCGTCATGGATTCGACCGAGGCGGTCGAAGACGCCGCTCGTGAGCCGGGAGGCGCCTCAGACGACGTGACGAGCGACCGACGAGAAGGAGGTACTCGCGACCGGTCGGAGACGCACCGGGACGAACTGCGCGAGTGA
- a CDS encoding UvrD-helicase domain-containing protein, whose translation MTSPTDESSSAAPTPNEGQQELIEGTDGLYLVDAGAGTGKTFTVTHRYANIVAQDDVEPDDVLLITFTRNAATEMKDRIVTSCDYDMRALNDAPIQTFHSLCSDILDQHGFHAPAYLGIDEAITGSTQILENETIEREYFREFVDRFNDEHDEYADFLRCLSEPTTLLGLINNLAAKGVFPSSDGWYRDSRDALEGDFDAFEDAFDEVNRPRNGGSKQSKLRSRLGRYGKGKCYLPDAPDRTELRGESGSKSVPEVVAGRVFTENRDHLIAFVHDVYFEYLEFALGRNYLNFSFLQLFAFVLCCEDDDLRESLGFEYVMVDEFQDSSEIQFKLALLLSGTSNFCVVGDWKQSIYSFQYAAVENITEFESRLEHFADELNDDADRVSFPLEPVTRIELEQNYRSTQSILDFSENALVVPGNSREPIDRKSTLEQVVSLSANTERDQSRIEAFQHADEHEAILTKIQDVVGNDEYAVEDDGELRAPTHGDIAVLTRTRDFARELLSTADTYEFPIAYEGGIELFRTDQAKLLLSWMRILEGGSAAERGWAVVLERAGYTLDEIEYVLEYEAYPDPMQRFRSELEAFETHAAATRRVFERYGYDGPTADVVLTTIQSLHRSTTMTRGDLVRVIEDGIENGYTQDVQAAAGTNAVTVQTIHSVKGLEHPIVILGNMNSGAFPPSGGSGDTISYSETAGLRQRKCYDDVHGKPHVYDNWYADVLRCCQPTEYDEERRLLYVAMTRAESHLLFAAGADPNTFLQELPVEIETLEPHVLPDDVDETKHTQFSIDVPASSEPKGRSPHSLMDDSVYEDVSDGRGMDFGSRVHEFAEDYARRKDVLPENDDEQNVKALLDGLPGELRVEEHAYLPLEVDGTQVTLSGVIDLVHVTDDAVEIVDFKTDLSRRAESEYRIQLSVYYHVLDEWFSDHTVTASLFYTSEGTRVEIEPVSKAALVGLANSR comes from the coding sequence ATGACGTCGCCGACTGACGAATCGTCTTCGGCAGCGCCGACACCCAACGAGGGCCAGCAGGAACTCATCGAGGGAACGGACGGCCTGTATCTCGTGGACGCCGGCGCCGGGACCGGCAAGACGTTCACGGTCACTCACCGGTATGCGAACATCGTTGCACAGGACGATGTCGAGCCCGACGACGTCCTCTTGATCACGTTCACTCGAAACGCGGCGACGGAGATGAAAGACCGGATCGTCACCAGCTGTGACTACGACATGCGGGCGTTGAACGACGCACCCATTCAGACCTTTCACAGTCTGTGTAGCGATATTCTCGATCAGCACGGTTTTCATGCGCCCGCCTACCTCGGGATCGACGAGGCGATCACCGGGTCGACGCAGATCCTCGAAAACGAGACAATCGAGCGGGAGTATTTCCGCGAATTCGTCGATCGCTTCAATGACGAGCACGACGAGTACGCCGACTTCCTCCGATGTCTCTCCGAGCCGACGACGCTCCTCGGTCTCATCAACAATCTCGCCGCGAAGGGCGTCTTTCCATCTTCGGACGGCTGGTATCGCGACTCCAGAGACGCTCTCGAGGGAGATTTCGACGCGTTCGAAGACGCGTTCGACGAGGTGAATCGGCCACGAAACGGCGGGAGTAAACAGTCGAAACTCCGTTCGCGTCTCGGCCGATACGGGAAGGGGAAGTGCTACCTTCCAGATGCTCCCGACCGCACCGAGTTACGCGGCGAATCTGGATCGAAATCCGTTCCCGAAGTCGTTGCCGGACGGGTCTTCACCGAGAATCGCGACCATCTCATCGCGTTCGTCCACGACGTGTACTTCGAGTATCTCGAGTTCGCACTCGGACGGAACTATCTGAACTTCTCGTTCCTCCAGCTGTTCGCGTTCGTGCTGTGCTGTGAGGACGACGACCTTCGTGAGTCACTGGGGTTCGAGTACGTCATGGTCGACGAGTTCCAGGATTCGAGCGAGATCCAGTTCAAACTCGCCTTGCTCCTCTCGGGGACGAGCAATTTCTGCGTCGTCGGGGACTGGAAACAGAGCATCTACTCGTTCCAGTACGCGGCCGTCGAGAACATCACCGAATTCGAGTCCCGACTCGAACACTTCGCCGACGAGTTGAACGACGATGCCGACCGCGTCTCGTTCCCGCTCGAACCCGTCACGCGGATCGAACTCGAGCAGAACTATCGCTCGACGCAGTCGATTCTGGACTTCTCCGAGAACGCACTCGTCGTACCAGGCAACAGTCGCGAACCGATCGACCGGAAGTCGACTCTCGAGCAGGTCGTCTCTCTGTCCGCAAACACCGAACGGGACCAGTCGCGGATCGAGGCCTTCCAGCACGCTGACGAACACGAAGCGATCCTCACGAAGATCCAGGACGTCGTCGGTAACGACGAATACGCGGTCGAAGACGACGGTGAATTGCGAGCGCCAACGCACGGTGACATCGCCGTCCTCACTCGAACGCGCGACTTCGCTCGCGAGTTGCTCTCGACCGCCGACACGTACGAGTTCCCCATCGCCTACGAAGGCGGAATCGAGCTGTTCCGGACCGACCAGGCGAAACTCCTGCTCTCCTGGATGCGTATCCTGGAGGGGGGATCGGCGGCCGAGCGAGGGTGGGCAGTCGTCCTCGAACGTGCCGGGTACACGCTCGACGAGATCGAATACGTTCTCGAATACGAGGCGTATCCCGATCCGATGCAGCGCTTCCGTTCCGAACTCGAGGCCTTCGAGACGCACGCGGCCGCTACGCGACGCGTTTTCGAACGCTACGGCTACGACGGACCGACGGCGGACGTCGTCCTCACGACGATCCAGTCGCTCCACCGTTCGACGACGATGACCCGGGGAGATCTAGTTCGAGTTATCGAAGATGGGATCGAGAACGGCTACACGCAGGATGTTCAGGCCGCCGCAGGCACCAATGCGGTCACCGTCCAGACGATTCACTCCGTGAAGGGGCTCGAACATCCGATCGTTATTCTTGGGAACATGAACAGCGGAGCATTCCCGCCGTCGGGAGGGTCCGGCGACACCATCAGTTACTCCGAAACGGCTGGACTTCGCCAGCGGAAGTGCTACGACGATGTCCACGGTAAACCACACGTCTACGACAACTGGTATGCCGATGTCCTGCGATGCTGTCAGCCGACCGAATACGACGAGGAGCGGCGTCTCCTCTACGTCGCGATGACTCGCGCCGAATCTCACCTGCTGTTCGCCGCTGGGGCGGATCCCAACACCTTCCTTCAGGAGTTACCAGTCGAGATCGAGACGCTCGAGCCACACGTTCTCCCAGACGACGTCGACGAGACGAAGCACACACAGTTCAGTATCGACGTTCCGGCGTCATCGGAACCCAAAGGTCGATCACCGCACTCACTCATGGACGACAGCGTCTACGAGGACGTTTCCGATGGAAGAGGGATGGACTTCGGTTCCCGAGTACACGAGTTCGCCGAAGACTATGCGCGTAGAAAGGATGTGCTGCCCGAAAACGACGACGAACAAAACGTGAAGGCCCTCCTGGATGGACTGCCGGGTGAGCTGCGAGTCGAGGAACACGCCTACCTTCCGCTCGAGGTCGATGGGACTCAGGTCACGCTATCGGGAGTGATCGACCTGGTTCACGTGACCGACGACGCCGTCGAGATCGTCGACTTCAAAACGGATCTCAGCCGTCGCGCCGAGTCCGAGTATCGAATCCAGCTCAGCGTCTACTACCACGTCCTCGACGAGTGGTTCAGTGATCACACCGTGACTGCGTCACTCTTTTATACGTCCGAGGGGACTCGAGTCGAGATCGAGCCGGTATCGAAAGCAGCGTTAGTGGGGTTAGCCAACAGTCGGTGA
- a CDS encoding nicotinamide-nucleotide adenylyltransferase yields MTRGFYIGRFQPYHNGHHTMVERIAEDVDELVLGVGSAGDSHSTRNPFTAGERIMMLTKAVQEFDLTTYAVPIEDLERNSVWVSHVQSMSPDFDVAYSNNPLVVQLFRESGVDIRQSPMFNREVLEGASVRERMIDDEDWESLVPDAVVEVVEEINGIERIQMVSEDDSNGV; encoded by the coding sequence ATGACGCGGGGGTTCTACATCGGCCGGTTCCAGCCCTATCACAATGGTCACCACACCATGGTCGAACGCATCGCCGAGGACGTCGACGAACTGGTTCTCGGGGTCGGGAGCGCGGGCGACTCGCACTCGACGCGCAACCCGTTCACCGCCGGCGAGCGCATCATGATGCTCACCAAGGCGGTCCAGGAGTTCGATCTGACGACCTACGCGGTCCCCATCGAGGACTTAGAGCGAAACTCCGTCTGGGTGAGCCACGTCCAGAGCATGAGCCCGGACTTCGACGTGGCGTACTCGAACAACCCGCTCGTCGTCCAGCTGTTTCGCGAGTCAGGGGTCGACATCCGCCAGTCTCCGATGTTCAACCGCGAGGTTCTCGAGGGGGCGTCCGTTCGCGAGCGGATGATCGACGACGAGGACTGGGAATCGCTGGTTCCCGACGCGGTCGTCGAGGTGGTCGAGGAGATTAACGGCATCGAACGGATCCAGATGGTCTCGGAGGACGATTCGAACGGCGTGTGA
- a CDS encoding CPBP family intramembrane glutamic endopeptidase has protein sequence MAQWAAFAGLTGVVLIALLVLSVLTQRAFEEPNGSSERDEAGGGRALDRSGRGDRDDRDDRDDRNDRSDPLDDSRVRIDQADGTARPRGGSGDDPEAAHVTDQASTDAAAADQASTDAAAADVAESASRQTAGTREPAHSRRGGESGTGTGARIRSESGTRNGTDPRDISTGALLANVALSQGLFAAVLLGAAVYTAIPLEALGIEFDSSYLRSGLLIGAVAGVALYAANEVGAALANRLGVDHDEALRGLLAPDDVRGWVVLLVAVLPVVAFFEEFLFRAALIGVLAAGFDVPIWLLAVGSSVAFAIGHGMQGPAGIVVTGLLGFVLAALFIVTGSLLAVIVAHYLVNALEFVVHEGLGLEPVESVLESITGS, from the coding sequence ATGGCTCAGTGGGCGGCGTTCGCGGGACTCACCGGCGTCGTCCTGATCGCACTTCTCGTTCTCTCGGTACTCACCCAGCGCGCGTTCGAGGAGCCAAACGGCTCGAGTGAGCGCGACGAGGCAGGTGGCGGGCGCGCTTTGGATCGAAGCGGTCGAGGCGATCGAGATGATCGAGATGATCGAGACGATCGAAATGATCGAAGCGATCCACTCGACGACTCTCGTGTGCGCATCGATCAAGCCGATGGCACCGCTCGACCGAGAGGAGGGTCGGGTGACGACCCTGAAGCCGCCCACGTCACCGACCAGGCGTCGACCGATGCCGCGGCCGCCGATCAGGCGTCGACCGATGCCGCGGCCGCCGATGTGGCGGAGTCGGCCAGTCGTCAGACGGCCGGGACTCGCGAGCCAGCGCACTCCAGGAGGGGCGGCGAGAGTGGGACCGGGACCGGGGCCAGGATCAGGAGTGAGAGCGGGACCAGGAACGGGACCGACCCTCGCGACATCTCGACCGGAGCCCTGCTCGCAAACGTCGCACTCTCGCAGGGACTGTTCGCCGCGGTTCTGCTCGGAGCCGCCGTCTACACCGCGATCCCGCTCGAGGCCCTCGGAATCGAGTTCGACTCGAGTTACCTTCGAAGCGGCCTGCTCATCGGCGCTGTCGCCGGCGTCGCCCTCTACGCAGCGAACGAAGTCGGGGCCGCGCTGGCGAATCGCCTGGGCGTCGACCACGACGAGGCACTTCGTGGACTGCTGGCCCCAGATGACGTTCGCGGATGGGTCGTCCTGCTCGTCGCCGTCTTGCCAGTCGTCGCGTTCTTCGAGGAGTTTCTCTTCCGCGCGGCCCTGATCGGCGTCCTCGCTGCCGGCTTCGATGTGCCGATCTGGCTGCTCGCCGTGGGTTCGTCGGTCGCGTTCGCGATCGGTCACGGGATGCAGGGACCCGCCGGCATCGTCGTCACAGGCCTCCTGGGATTCGTTCTCGCGGCGCTCTTCATCGTCACGGGGAGCCTGCTCGCGGTCATCGTCGCTCACTACCTCGTCAATGCTCTCGAGTTCGTCGTCCACGAGGGACTTGGACTCGAGCCCGTCGAATCGGTGCTCGAGAGTATCACCGGAAGCTAA
- the lonB gene encoding ATP-dependent protease LonB encodes MSNDTNVDGPSPDDDGTPPDEEDSSTDAVPPADDGTTADSHNGGSDETDAEADSDAVESPVDADDAGGDSGPDADPEDPLERSLEKLEELEDGTGEDANAATVDAHDADEDDEIETVEDLGSTVEVDPGVEIDEEIAEDDLLGGLQIDSTADIEVPDRLVDQVIGQDEARDIIIKAAKQRRHVMMIGSPGTGKSMLAKAMSQLLPKEDLQDVLVYHNPDDGNEPKVRTVPAGKGEQIIEAHKEEARKRNQMRSILMWIIIAIVVVYALFAGQILLGILAAGIIWLIFRYTSRGMDAMVPNMIVNNGEQRTAPFEDATGAHAGALLGDVRHDPFQSGGMETPSHDRVEPGSIHKSNKGVLFVDEINTLDVRTQQKLMTAIQEGEFAITGQSERSSGAMVQTEPVPCDFVMIAAGNLDAMENMHPALRSRIKGYGYEVYMDDTIEDTPEMRRKYARFVAQEVERDGRLPHFTHEAVEEVILEAKRRAGRKEHLTLLFRNLGGLVRVAGDIARAEDAEFTSRDHVLQAKSRSRSIEQQLADDYIERRKDYELQVNEGGVEGRVNGLAVMGEDSGIMLPVMAEIAPAQGQGQVIATGKLKEMAEESVQNVSAIIKKFSDVNLSEKDVHIQFVQAGQQGVDGDSASITVATAVISALEDIPVDQSVAMTGSLSVRGDVLPVGGVTHKIEAAAKAGCTKVIIPKTNEQDVMIEDEYEEMIEIIPCSNISEVLDVALMGEPKKDSLVDRLKQITGSAFESQVNTGTGTGTGTGSSNPSPQ; translated from the coding sequence ATGAGCAACGATACGAACGTTGACGGCCCGTCGCCGGACGACGATGGAACCCCTCCCGACGAGGAGGACTCGTCCACGGACGCGGTCCCCCCGGCCGACGACGGCACGACCGCCGACTCCCACAACGGTGGGTCCGACGAGACGGACGCCGAGGCGGACTCGGACGCCGTCGAATCGCCGGTCGATGCGGACGACGCCGGCGGTGACTCCGGGCCCGACGCCGATCCCGAGGACCCCCTCGAGCGATCGCTCGAGAAACTCGAGGAACTCGAGGACGGGACCGGGGAGGACGCCAACGCGGCAACCGTCGACGCACACGATGCAGACGAAGACGACGAAATCGAGACCGTCGAGGACCTCGGCAGTACCGTCGAGGTCGATCCAGGTGTCGAAATCGACGAGGAGATCGCCGAAGACGACCTGCTCGGCGGCCTCCAGATCGACTCAACCGCCGACATCGAGGTCCCCGACCGACTGGTCGATCAGGTCATCGGGCAGGACGAAGCCCGTGACATCATCATCAAGGCGGCCAAACAACGCCGCCACGTGATGATGATCGGCTCGCCCGGGACCGGAAAGTCGATGCTCGCGAAGGCGATGAGCCAGCTCCTCCCGAAAGAGGACCTCCAGGACGTACTCGTCTACCACAACCCCGACGACGGCAACGAGCCGAAAGTTCGGACGGTGCCGGCGGGCAAGGGCGAACAGATCATCGAGGCCCACAAGGAGGAAGCCCGAAAGCGCAACCAGATGCGGTCGATTCTGATGTGGATCATCATCGCCATCGTCGTCGTCTACGCGCTCTTCGCGGGACAGATTCTCCTCGGTATCCTCGCTGCGGGTATCATCTGGCTGATCTTCCGGTACACCTCTCGAGGTATGGACGCGATGGTGCCGAACATGATCGTCAACAACGGCGAGCAGCGCACGGCGCCCTTCGAGGACGCCACCGGCGCTCACGCCGGCGCACTGCTCGGCGACGTCCGCCACGACCCGTTCCAGTCCGGCGGCATGGAGACCCCGAGTCACGACCGCGTCGAACCTGGCTCGATCCACAAGTCCAACAAGGGCGTGCTGTTCGTCGACGAGATCAACACCCTCGACGTCCGCACCCAGCAAAAGCTGATGACGGCGATTCAGGAGGGCGAGTTCGCCATCACGGGCCAGTCCGAGCGCTCCTCGGGCGCGATGGTCCAGACCGAACCCGTCCCCTGTGACTTCGTCATGATCGCCGCAGGGAACCTCGACGCGATGGAGAACATGCACCCCGCGCTCCGCAGCCGGATCAAGGGCTACGGGTACGAAGTTTACATGGACGACACCATCGAGGACACCCCCGAGATGCGCCGCAAGTACGCGCGCTTCGTCGCCCAGGAGGTCGAACGCGACGGTCGCCTGCCTCACTTTACCCACGAGGCCGTCGAGGAGGTCATCCTCGAGGCAAAGCGCCGGGCAGGGCGCAAGGAACACCTCACCCTGCTGTTCCGGAACCTGGGCGGTCTCGTCCGGGTCGCTGGCGACATCGCGCGGGCCGAGGACGCCGAGTTCACGTCGCGCGATCACGTCCTGCAGGCGAAGAGTCGCTCGCGCTCGATCGAACAGCAACTCGCCGACGACTACATCGAGCGCCGCAAGGACTACGAACTGCAGGTCAACGAGGGCGGCGTCGAAGGCCGCGTCAACGGTCTCGCCGTCATGGGCGAGGATTCCGGGATCATGCTCCCCGTCATGGCCGAAATCGCCCCGGCACAGGGCCAGGGCCAGGTCATTGCCACCGGGAAGCTCAAGGAGATGGCCGAGGAGTCGGTCCAGAACGTTTCCGCGATCATCAAGAAGTTCTCGGACGTGAACCTCTCGGAGAAGGACGTCCACATCCAGTTCGTCCAGGCCGGCCAGCAGGGCGTCGACGGCGACTCCGCTTCCATCACGGTGGCGACCGCCGTCATCTCCGCCCTCGAAGACATCCCGGTCGATCAGTCGGTCGCGATGACCGGCTCGCTGTCCGTGCGCGGCGACGTCCTCCCGGTCGGCGGCGTCACCCACAAGATCGAGGCCGCCGCGAAAGCCGGCTGCACGAAGGTCATCATCCCGAAAACCAACGAGCAGGACGTCATGATCGAGGACGAATACGAGGAAATGATCGAGATCATCCCGTGCTCGAACATCAGCGAGGTCCTGGACGTCGCCCTGATGGGCGAACCGAAGAAAGACTCGCTGGTCGACCGACTCAAGCAGATCACCGGTTCGGCGTTCGAGAGCCAGGTCAACACCGGGACCGGGACTGGGACTGGAACCGGCAGCTCGAACCCGAGCCCGCAGTAA
- a CDS encoding HalOD1 output domain-containing protein — MSHRSPTDRLVRAGGTADRPIYYDDRRGTYHAWYDGGTYEPVTTAVLMAVSAALEADIETLEPLATAVDPEALDDLFIRSARSQPRSPGRTNALVVSFEYAECGIRIHESGEIVIDPRQRG; from the coding sequence ATGTCCCATCGCTCACCGACAGATCGGCTGGTTCGAGCCGGGGGCACGGCCGACCGACCGATCTACTACGACGACCGTCGGGGGACGTACCACGCCTGGTACGATGGGGGGACGTACGAACCAGTTACGACTGCCGTCCTGATGGCCGTCTCGGCGGCCCTCGAGGCCGATATCGAGACGCTCGAACCGCTGGCGACGGCAGTCGATCCCGAAGCGCTCGACGATCTCTTCATCCGCAGCGCTCGGTCCCAGCCTCGGTCTCCAGGCCGAACGAACGCGCTCGTGGTGTCGTTCGAGTACGCCGAGTGCGGGATACGAATTCACGAGAGCGGTGAGATCGTTATCGACCCGCGCCAGCGGGGGTAA
- the thsA gene encoding thermosome subunit alpha translates to MFILSEDSNRTQGRDAQSSNIMAGKAVSEAVRTTLGPRGMDKMLVDSSGNVVITNDGATILNEMDIEHPAAQMIVEVAESQEEEVGDGTTTAAVIAGNLLAEAEDLIEQDVHATTIVEGYHEAARIALEAIEDQVLDVDVDDELLEQVAVSSMTGKGTGGLQTETLAETVVGAIRQVNSDEGVQRDNVEIHTQVGSSSNATELVNGIVIDEEPAHDEMPTSVEDASVAILDVELGIRTGEVDAEYSIDSIDQLNAALDAEEDELRRYAQEVIDSGVDVLFTTDDVDDRVASLLASEGILTFADITNKKARKVANATGARRVGALEDLSEDDFGHADRVRTETYGDDDLAFVEGGAAAEAVTVFVRGGTDHVVDELERAIQDALDVVTAALDSGEVVPGAGATEIAIADEVRSAAAGIEGRKQLAVTAFADALDIVPRTLAGNTGQDPIDALVDLRAAHEAEGRAGLVTDGETVTIGDPVEHGVVDPADVKREAVESATEAATMIVRIDDVIAAE, encoded by the coding sequence ATGTTCATCTTGAGCGAGGACAGCAACCGAACGCAGGGCCGCGACGCACAGTCGTCGAACATCATGGCCGGAAAGGCGGTCTCCGAGGCCGTACGTACGACACTCGGCCCGCGCGGCATGGACAAGATGCTCGTCGACTCGAGCGGGAACGTCGTCATCACGAACGACGGCGCCACCATCCTCAACGAGATGGACATCGAGCACCCCGCCGCACAGATGATCGTCGAGGTCGCCGAATCCCAGGAGGAGGAAGTCGGTGACGGCACGACGACGGCGGCCGTTATCGCCGGAAATCTGCTCGCCGAGGCCGAGGACCTCATCGAGCAGGACGTCCATGCGACGACCATCGTCGAAGGCTACCACGAGGCCGCTCGCATCGCCCTCGAGGCCATCGAGGACCAGGTCCTGGACGTCGACGTCGACGACGAACTGCTCGAGCAGGTCGCCGTCTCCAGCATGACCGGCAAGGGAACCGGCGGTCTCCAGACGGAGACGCTCGCCGAGACCGTCGTCGGTGCTATTCGCCAGGTCAACTCCGACGAGGGCGTCCAGCGCGACAACGTCGAGATCCACACCCAGGTCGGTTCGTCCTCGAACGCGACCGAACTGGTCAACGGGATCGTCATCGACGAGGAGCCGGCACACGACGAGATGCCCACGAGCGTCGAGGACGCCTCGGTCGCCATCCTGGACGTCGAACTCGGCATCCGGACGGGCGAGGTCGACGCGGAGTACTCGATCGACTCGATCGACCAGCTCAACGCCGCCCTCGACGCCGAGGAGGACGAACTCCGCCGGTACGCCCAGGAGGTCATCGACAGCGGCGTCGACGTGCTCTTCACGACCGACGACGTCGACGACCGCGTCGCCTCGCTGCTCGCCAGCGAGGGCATCCTCACCTTCGCGGACATCACCAACAAGAAGGCTCGCAAGGTCGCCAACGCGACGGGCGCCCGCCGGGTCGGCGCCCTCGAGGACCTCTCCGAGGACGACTTCGGCCACGCCGACCGCGTCCGCACCGAGACCTACGGCGACGACGACCTCGCGTTCGTCGAGGGCGGCGCGGCCGCCGAGGCCGTCACCGTCTTCGTCCGCGGCGGCACCGACCACGTCGTCGACGAACTCGAGCGCGCCATCCAGGACGCCCTGGACGTCGTCACCGCGGCGCTGGATTCGGGCGAAGTCGTCCCCGGCGCCGGCGCGACCGAGATCGCCATCGCCGACGAGGTTCGCTCGGCCGCGGCCGGCATCGAGGGTCGCAAGCAACTCGCCGTGACGGCCTTCGCCGACGCGCTCGACATCGTTCCGCGCACGCTCGCGGGTAACACCGGACAGGACCCCATCGACGCGCTGGTCGACCTCCGCGCCGCCCACGAGGCCGAGGGCCGCGCCGGATTGGTGACCGACGGCGAAACCGTCACCATCGGTGACCCCGTCGAGCACGGCGTCGTCGACCCCGCCGACGTCAAGCGCGAAGCCGTCGAGAGTGCCACCGAAGCCGCGACGATGATCGTGCGCATCGACGACGTCATCGCCGCCGAATAA
- a CDS encoding SAM hydrolase/SAM-dependent halogenase family protein, translating to MITLASDFGSPYPAAMKGVLSSRTDVRLVDISHDLPRGDVRTSAFWLRETLPYFPPATHLVVVDPGVGTDRRAIVVRAGDHVLVGPDNGVLLPAARRLAGLEETGSSDGSNLGTTSDDGALEETLSNDDGSLEAFAVDESGLETPVPSGHHEATGSTTFHGRDVFAPAAAAVETRNGPLETLPWLSRLTGPVDCRLPVADVSEPIAVAGEVLAVDDFGNVITNVPGDVLEEARNVRVNGDRVPVGETFATVAPGEQVALVGSHGYVEFDVNDGRGDDAFGLAVGDEFVLERVPPVDE from the coding sequence ATGATTACGCTCGCTTCGGACTTCGGGTCGCCCTATCCTGCGGCGATGAAGGGCGTCCTCTCTTCGCGAACCGACGTCCGACTGGTCGATATTTCTCACGACCTCCCCAGGGGCGACGTTCGCACGAGCGCGTTCTGGTTGCGCGAGACGCTGCCGTACTTCCCGCCGGCGACGCACCTCGTGGTCGTGGATCCGGGCGTCGGGACCGACCGCCGTGCGATCGTCGTTCGGGCCGGAGACCACGTCCTCGTCGGCCCGGACAACGGCGTGCTCCTCCCGGCCGCCCGTCGGTTGGCCGGCCTCGAGGAGACGGGGTCGAGCGACGGTAGCAACCTCGGGACGACGAGTGACGACGGCGCCCTCGAGGAAACACTATCGAACGACGACGGCAGTCTCGAGGCGTTCGCCGTCGACGAATCAGGTCTCGAGACGCCGGTTCCGTCAGGTCACCACGAGGCCACCGGAAGCACGACCTTCCACGGTCGGGACGTCTTCGCCCCTGCCGCAGCGGCCGTCGAGACCCGGAACGGGCCACTCGAGACTCTCCCTTGGCTCTCTCGACTGACAGGCCCCGTCGACTGTAGACTCCCGGTGGCCGACGTCAGCGAACCGATCGCGGTGGCCGGCGAGGTCCTCGCCGTCGACGACTTCGGCAACGTCATCACGAACGTTCCGGGCGACGTTCTCGAGGAAGCCAGGAACGTTCGCGTGAACGGCGACCGCGTCCCCGTCGGCGAGACCTTCGCGACGGTCGCTCCTGGAGAGCAGGTCGCGCTCGTCGGGAGCCACGGCTACGTCGAATTCGACGTGAACGACGGCCGCGGCGACGACGCCTTCGGCCTCGCGGTCGGTGACGAGTTCGTCCTGGAGCGGGTACCTCCCGTCGACGAATAG